The following are from one region of the Salvia splendens isolate huo1 chromosome 2, SspV2, whole genome shotgun sequence genome:
- the LOC121772197 gene encoding uncharacterized protein LOC121772197, with the protein MQRCNQPNRKHLSRAMPYLILWFIWSERNRSRHQDTRFKPHNVIWQVHMYIRNSMVNGCLKPKHWRGVKLGINIPQQAEAIRALPLAMAIKWEPPDPPWIKVNTDGSFNEAINKAGGGGVIRDFSGWGPALAREAMAHLILLKRQLKFRATFIHREGNKAADFLARMGLGRDRGQQMQQDSVPRELADLVRMDQMGLSHVRTLGRDGD; encoded by the exons ATGCAAAGATGCAATCAGCCGAATAGGAAGCACCTTAGCCGAGCCATGCCCTACCTCATCCTATGGTTCATCTGGTCGGAGAGGAATAGGAGCCGACACCAAGATACAAGATTTAAACCCCACAATGtaatatggcaggtccacatgtacaTCCGGAATTCTATGGTAAACGGGTGCCTGAAGCCGAAGCACTGGcgaggagttaaacttggaattaaCATCCCTCAACAAGCGGAAGCCATTCGGGCGTTGCCTCTCGCCATGGCGATCAAATGGGAGCCACCGGACCCCCCTTGGATTAAAGTGAATACGGATGGTTCCTTCAATGAAGCGATCAACAAagcaggagggggaggagtcATTCGCGATTTCTCGG GATGGGGACCGGCGCTAGCCCGGGAAGCCATGGCGCATCTGATCCTTCTTAAGCGCCAACTTAAATTCCGTGCCACCTTCATTCACCGGGAGGGAAACAaggcggcggatttccttgcgagaATGGGACTAGGGAGAGATAGAGGCCAACAAATGCAACAAGACTCGGTGCCGAGAGAGCTTGCGGACCTCGTCCGCATGGATCAAATGGGCCTTTCACATGTTCGTACCCTAGGAAGGGACGGGGACTAG